The following proteins come from a genomic window of Triticum aestivum cultivar Chinese Spring chromosome 6A, IWGSC CS RefSeq v2.1, whole genome shotgun sequence:
- the LOC123131110 gene encoding 18.6 kDa class III heat shock protein-like: MAELLFARAVAGLVHLPLVLECLTVADADHWDHAHKHAAHGHGHGHHGSMPVDIVETRGEYAFLLDVPILSKSDMQKSLEEDNVLVMKSANRKRKREEEEADCRYIRLESRASPRSFVRRFRLPEQADADTLAARCESGVLTVSLKKQQPPERNTKFVQFAIA; the protein is encoded by the exons ATGGCTGAGCTGTTGTTCGCCCGTGCCGTGGCCGGCCTTGTCCACCTGCCGCTGGTGCTCGAGTGCCTCACCGTTGCGGACGCCGACCACTGGGACCACGCCCACAAACACGCCGCGCACGGGCATGGGCACGGACACCATGGCAGCATGCCCGTGGACATCGTGGAGACCCGTGGCGAGTATGCCTTCCTGCTCGACGTCCCCATCCTCTCCAAGTCCGACATGCAG AAGTCTCTGGAGGAGGACAACGTGCTGGTGATGAAGAGCGCCAACCGGAAGCggaagcgggaggaggaggaggcggactgccGCTACATCCGGCTGGAGAGTCGCGCGTCGCCACGGTCGTTCGTGCGCAGGTTCCGGCTGCCGGAGCAGGCAGACGCAGACACCCTGGCCGCGCGCTGCGAGAGCGGCGTGCTCACCGTCAGCCTCAAGAAGCAGCAGCCGCCCGAGAGGAACACCAAGTTCGTCCAGTTCGCCATCGCCTGA